In Stomoxys calcitrans chromosome 2, idStoCalc2.1, whole genome shotgun sequence, the following proteins share a genomic window:
- the LOC106091463 gene encoding neprilysin-21-like — translation MVGDIGISSVTCGNIIFKYLISVWMDDSFDEGEAEIRASPFNETEKQIRLSKSEEIRNFLNETGDPCEDFYNFACGNWRAHNKATEDELKKSVLLNVEKQFNLELKAMLESEDFAAKDTIEEKVRDFYKSCLERPTESEVYHSKLKDIIQEFGKMPLLEKDNWVEKDFDWLTTVANIAQKYNHNILLGFKVLPYLRNVSIHGILLTHQEFPFPLPLNANNSEGIYWQRYEENVTHRLLRYFGIDANLAQETAQEIVKFEKVLAQSASHDRYGPDEYRTETSVYKLQRKYSPYMDIEKYMQIAFESIPEDNVIEENESYHYSLIELMAKTPKRIIANYIFYNLIHKFASNDTNCIVETKRHFHNVLENMWYRRHNIAEMERAVSNMFEDLKSVLFIKMRSKAYKWMSLRILRYSLEKVNALSLKVYNYNDTDFQREYGTLNLNSSDYIENLRNIYSLKARQHREKYYQATNDYYDAENMPAGIKYIRTENRLLVPLNVLQAHQFRSTLYPLAVNYGQLGTMLAHSILHAFDDEARFADKYGNEADWWDHPSTVFFDDHTQCFRQQYQRFTYAGLPWPDSIVQSENIADNGGVSMAFQAYVAWYENTSRPQNNLDQEQLPDLKYKNRKLFFIAYAQSLCADIHPDYDFFVLASEYYPPESLRVLASLSNMEEFSHVFKCRPGSVMNPEDKCKVY, via the exons ATGGTCGGAGACATTGGCATTTCCAGTGTAACATGTGGAAATATAATTTTCAAGTATCTCATTTCTGTTTGGATGGACGACAGCTTTGATGAGGGGGAAGCTGAAATAAGAG CATCGCCATTTAATGAGACTGAAAAGCAAATTCGCCTaagcaaatcggaagaaattcgaaattttctaaACGAAACTGGGGATCCTTGTGAAGATTTCTACAATTTTGCCTGTGGCAATTGGAGAGCCCACAATAAGGCCACAGAGGATGAATTAAAGAAAAGTGTGCTCTTAAATGTGGAAAAACAGTTTAACTTAGAACTTAAGGCTATGCTTGAAAGTGAGGACTTTGCAGCCAAAGATACAATAGAAGAAAAAGTCAGAGATTTCTATAAATCATGTCTGGAGAGACCTACAGAAAGCGAGGTTTATCACAGCAAACTTAAGGACATCATACAGGAATTTGGAAAGATGCCCTTGCTGGAGAAGGATAATTGGGTGGAAAAAGATTTTGACTGGTTAACAACAGTGGCCAATATTGCCCAGAAATATAATCACAACATTTTGCTTGGCTTTAAAGTGTTGCCATATTTAAGAAATGTCTCCATTCATGGTATACTGTTAACTCATCAGGAATTTCCTTTTCCCTTGCCCTTAAATGCCAACAATAGTGAGGGGATCTATTGGCAACGCTATGAGGAAAACGTAACACACAGATTGCTAAGATATTTTGGTATTGATGCCAATTTAGCTCAAGAAACAGCCCAAGAAattgttaaatttgaaaaagttttagctcaaagtGCCTCCCATGACAGATATGGACCAGATGAATATCGCACCGAAACCAGTGTCTACAAGCTGCAAAGGAAATACTCTCCTTATATGGATATTGAAAAGTATATGCAAATTGCCTTTGAATCCATACCCGAGGATAATGTCATAGAGGAAAATGAAAGTTACCATTATAGCCTAATTGAGTTGATGGCAAAAACTCCCAAGAGAATAATAGCCAACTATATTTTCTATAACCTGATCCACAAATTTGCCTCCAACGATACCAACTGCATTGTGGAAACCAAAAGACATTTTCACAATGTTTTGGAGAATATGTGGTATAGACGTCATAACATTGCCGAAATGGAACGGGCGGTGTCCAATATGTTTGAAGACCTAAAGTCGGTATTATTCATAAAAATGAGATCTAAGGCATACAAATGGATGAGCCTGAGAATTCTTAGATACTCCTTGGAAAAAGTTAACGCACTTTCCCTGAAAGTCTACAACTACAATGATACCGATTTTCAAAGGGAATATGGAACATTGAATCTCAATAGTTCCGATTACATAGAAAATTTAAGGAATATTTATTCCCTAAAAGCCCGTCAGCATAGAGAAAAATATTACCAGGCCACTAACGACTATTATGATGCTGAAAATATGCCTGCAGGCATAAAATATATACGCACTGAAAATCGCCTTTTAGTTCCTTTGAATGTTCTTCAAGCCCATCAATTTCGCTCCACCCTATACCCCTTAGCTGTTAACTATGGCCAATTGGGTACCATGTTGGCCCATTCCATACTCCATGCCTTTGATGATGAGGCTCGTTTTGCTGACAAATATGGCAATGAGGCTGATTGGTGGGATCATCCATCTACGGTCTTCTTTGATGACCACACTCAGTGTTTCCGCCAACAATATCAACGGTTTACCTATGCCGGACTTCCTTGGCCCGATAGCATAGTACAATCGGAAAATATAGCCGATAATGGTGGAGTGAGCATGGCTTTTCAAGCCTATGTTGCTTGGTATGAGAATACTTCGCGACCTCAAAATAATCTGGATCAAGAACAGTTGCCTGATTTGAAGTATAAGAATAGGAAATTGTTCTTTATAGCCTATGCCCAATCCTTGTGTGCCGATATTCATCCGGATTATGATTTCTTCGTATTGGCCTCGGAATATTATCCACCTGAGAGTTTAAGAGTTCTCGCGTCATTATCTAATATGGAAGAGTTTTCCCATGTTTTTAAATGCCGACCGGGCAGTGTTATGAATCCTGAGGATAAGTGTAAGGTGTATTAA